The genomic interval ggctcagtgccccccccccccacctgccgaCTGAGCCAGGGGCCTCTACCAGGCACCTGGCCAGCATCCTGCTGGCCCCTGGCCTCTGTCTATGTTCTGATCTTGCTGGACTGGTCGGCCTGGTGCACCCGGGTTGGCCCCCTGCTAGGccaggtggggagaagggagctCTGCTTCCTGGCTAGGTCTCGCCCAAGCACCTCCTGCAAATCCAAGAAACTGGCTCGCGGGAGAGAAGACGTGGCATCCCCAAAAGCCTGGGCACTGGCCAGAGGACACACGGGGCTCAGAGTCCCAGGAGGTGCCCTGGCTCGGGGAGCCTGCTCCTCACAGCCTCACGCAGCAGCCAGGAAGGGTCGACGAGGCACAGAAGCCCCCTCTTCAAGGGGAGAAGCCGGTTCCCTTTGGGAACTCAGATTTTATTGCAGGAGGAAGTTAGGAACACAGGGCACAGAAATAAAGCGATTGTCAACATCCCGCCCTTCAACTTCTAACAGAGAAACCATCAAGGGGGGTGGGAAGGTCCCCAGAAAGATCAAGGCTGTGCCTGGGAATTTCTATGGTTAGTTGTAGAGTTCAGGACTCACTCAGTGACCCAACCTGCAGTCGGCCAGGCTGGAAGAAATCAGGAGCCAGAAGGAGCTCGCCATCCTGGGCAGGAAGTGTGCTGTCTTTTGGAGACAAACGTGGCACTTCTGAGCTGAAGGCAACCATCTCCCATTAGTGGGGCTGTTGCCAACCCCTGGGATCCATTTGAACTGAACTGTCACAGCCAAATAACCCATCTCTGCGGGGCTTAAACTGGAAGGTTCCCAAAGCCCTATCCCCTCCTCAAGGgtgttcattccttcattcattcagcaaacatttactaaATTAAACCACTACCAAATGAAAGCACCATGCTTAACTAAACACCTGCAATTCAGACTCACCAATCCATGTACCAAAGACAGCCTGAACTCAACGTGCCCCATGGAATTCACCATCCCCTGCCCTTACCTCTTCCGGGCTGGCCCTTCCTCCTGCATTCTGTAACTCAGAGCCCCCTCCTCCAGGCAGACATCAGGGTACATTTACAGAAATAATGTGCATATGATGCTAggcagaccaaaaaaaaaaaaagccatcttgCCTATATTTTAGCAAGAAGGTAGATGGTGGGGTAGCATTCGTTGAGATAAAGCATACAGAAGGAAAAGTCATTgggtagggagagagaaatcTGTGTGGGACTATGCTGCATTGGAGACAGTTGTCTATAGAACTTCCAACCAGCCTGGATCTCAGGGGGGAAAACATGGGGCCGGAGATAGGGATTTGGGGTTGTAGTTGAGGTTGTGGGCATGGGTACAATTGTGGCAGGTCAGTGTGTAAACTGATCAGAGGCTGGGGTGGAAGTTAGAGTCCTGGAGTATTCTACCACTTACGAGACAAGCCACAGAAGGGAAGCCAGGGGAGAGCAAGAGCAGGCAGAATGGCAGGAAGGGAGCAGAACAGCCTTAGAGAGGAAGGGTGCTCGGACACGAGCTGGAcctgggctggccctggccgaCCTCTGAGGACACTGTGccgagtgaaataagccagtcacagaaagggAAATACTGAGTGATGCCCCTTGTAGGAGCCCCCGGAATAGTCAAGTTTGTAGACAGAAAGTAGGGTGCTGGTTGCCAggagcggggggtggggtgggatcgGGAGCAGAGAGCTGCGGTTTAACGGGTCCAGAGTCCAGCGTGGGAAGGGGAGAAAGGTCCGGAGATCAGCTGCCTGCTTGACACTCCTGAATTGTACCTTTCCAATGCCGTGAACTTTTATATTATGTGTGTTTTGCCACGATTAcgtattttttaaatggtagaaaAAAATAGGAGATAGTAATGTTATGAAGCCACACGAGTAGAAAAAATTTAGAAGATAGTGATCCTCTGTGTTCAGTACCCAGGAACCCAGGAAGAGAGAGTGACTACTGATACGGTGACCCCCAAGACCAGCTCCTCTTAAAACAATGCTTCACTGTCTCCCGACATTGGGTTGTGTCTGGAAGGGCAGGTATACTTACTGGGAGTTGGTTCAAGGCAGGAAGGACCCTTGAATTAGCTTTCTTCATCCTGACTTAGTGTTATGGGATGGATGTAGAGTCTAGAAATTCGGCTCCAAGGAGCAGCATAATTGCCCGGCTGCAACATAAGGGCACCGTGGAGCCATGGGCTGGCGTCCAGGAAGGCCCTGTGTCCCAGTGGTGGGATCCAAAAAGGCATATGCTTTTGTCACATGCAGGCAGTGTGTGACTCGTCTCATGAAGAAGGGTCTGGGGACGAGCGCTCGCATGGTTCACGGGTACGTGTCATCTAACATTCCCAACAGCACTGCCAGCAGCTCCTCTGCTCAGACCTCCATCCCATCCCTCCACCCAGCTGAAGAGGGAAATCAGGGAAGAGCTCAAAGTGCCCCTTCCCCAACCTGTGTCTTCTGGCAAGTGGACCCAAGGATGGAGAATTAAGGAAGCATCCTGTCTCCATCCTCCTTGGCTCTCAAATCAGTGCAGAGCATTGTGAACACTGTCAAGGTTTTCACGCTTGTTACACTGGGGAAATAACAGTGCAAGTACGGAAGCCGGAACACATCTTCCGTCTTCCCTCTGGAATCAGCGTTTACGGGGCTCACATGGCAGAGATTCTGCACTGGTCTTGTTTCTCCtgggttctggagcccagggGCTTCCTTCTGGCCCTATTTCTTCAACACTATTGCTCCACTGCTGCCATTCACTTTGTCACCTATAGGAACTCCTGCGGGTGACAAATGCCAGAATGGTCAAGGGAGCTTCTCTAACATTTCAGAGGGAACTCCAGGCTGGTCACAGACCTACTTTCTATAAGAACACGCCTTTCAGACATTCATTCTCACAACCCCCGCTGCCACCAAGAGTTGACAGTAAACTATCATGTTCCGCAAGGTGGTAAAAAACACGTCcctgaaagaagaagagagactccGGTCCTCATCCTCATCCCTGAAGCCGGCTCAGGGAAGCAGGGGATGCTCAGATGTGTTCATTCCCAGAACAGAGTCTGTGGGATGGAAGGACAGGGCCAGTCCTCCAAAAGGAGCCACTTCGAAACGTGGTTCCTCCCTCCTCTGCAATGAGTGGCAAAGCCAGGTTCAGCACCCAGAACACTCAGCCCCCCAAGTTGTCTTTTCCACTGGTGAGCACTGGTGCATCCTGACATGGGTGACTACATGCATGCCTTTGCTCCTTGACATTCCTTTTGCCTGAAATGCTAGTTCCTTAGCTCTTCCTAGGTTCATGGAAGGACCTAGGAACTTCCATGAACCCTCTCTATGTGTCAAAAACTGAGGCCTATTAATGAACTCTATGATGCTGCAGTTTTTCTTCATAGCATTGGTTACCACCTGAAATTCTACTATATTCATTTGCTTGTTATTTTTCTAGCCTGCCAGGACACATCATAAACATATGGATGTTGTCTCAATGTTCACTACTATATTATCAAGACCTAGAATATTtaatacctggcacataataaatgctcaataaatagttggtGCATGAATGAATAATTGTGtatgagagggagaaagagagacagacagcttTCATggatgtatgtgagtgtgtgaggTTGAGAGAGAGTGCACGTGTGTGAGCATACATGAGTGGGatcatgtgtgtgtttgtgtatatacgtgcacacacacgcaaCATACTGGCTACCTGGCCTCTGTGATGTTTGGGGCAGAGCCTTGTCTAATGAGCTGCCCAGGATCCTTTCCAGCAGTGACCCTGCTTGTGCTTTGCTTTCTCAGGAGGGATCACAACTACTCCTGCTGAATCCATGGTCAGTGCTGTTTGGATTAACAAGGAGAGGAGGTCTTCACTGTCCCTGGACAAGGGGGACCCCGAGGCAGCGGGGACACTGGAGGAGGCTGACCGAGGCTCTCTGCAGGTCCCCAGGTCCCCATGGCACACACACTTACAGATGCACTGCTCAGTCCAAGCCGTCCACCAGGAACCCTGTCAAGTAAAACATAAGGGCAAGTTCATGGGGTCTGAGCAAAGGCTTCCTCAGGAAAGAGACCCTGGTTTGCTTGAACACAAGCAGATGACTCAGCAAGGGACCATGATGCCAGAGGCAGCCCAGCATGAACGTCAGGTGGGTAACACCCAAACAAAGGCAGTGGGATCCGGCTTAAGCAATGGCATTCGGCGCGCTTCTTCCATGAAGAACACACCCAGGCCTGGAACACCAGCTCACTATCCATTTCCCCAGAGGAAAACTCCCAGGATCTCCCAAGCTGCTCGGAACCTGGGCTTATATGGCCCAGCCTGAAGTCTTCTACTCAACCAGATGTCCCAACCTTGAGGCCATCTGTGGTCTCATcaaagaagccaggaggcagagtcaCAATGAGGGCCTCTAGGTCTGAGCAGAACTGGACTGTCTCAGTGGTAGGGATTGTGGGCGGTGGACTTCACAGTGGCCACGTGGGCTTGTCCTTCAAAGGAGAGGAGGTTGTCCAGAGCAGCCTGCTCGCTGTTCAGGATGAAAGtctgtctggccagggcagcccCACTCTGCTTACATAAGAAGACATCGCCACGCGGCCCTGGACGCCCATTCCTTGGGGAGGTCCAGTAAGACATCTGCTTAGTCTCGAAAACCAGGGAATCTTGAAACACAAAATAGGGACCCTAGCCAATGCAAAGCCTTAGCAGTACCCTGGAGTCAACGAACAAGGGCAACCTTGCCTCTAATATCTTCTGGTGATTTCTCACATGTTCTGGAGAAGATGAGCTCTGAGAATTGCCTTTCTTCTGGTGGCTCCGCCTGGAGGGTCAGCTCACTTAGAAGTCACTACGTTCACTTGTAGTGACCACACCATTACAACCTGAACTTCCCAAAGTATGGTCACCCTGGGTAAAAAGGGGTAGAACAATGCCACCCACCATTTTGTATGTGTAAGGGGTCTTTAGGAAGGGTCGGtcccctctcacctctcactgAGGCTGCAGGTTCTGGTGTCATCACTGATTTATTTCCTTCtctacctccctccttcccttcttctttccttcccttctacttttctctttgtcttctctctctgttccctccctccctctccccctctccaatCATTGAAGATCTGTGGCAATCGGAGCCTGAGCAGAAGGAGCCAAAGAAATGCTCCTGCTTGAAACAGGTGTTTCCCACAAACTGCTTCCTTTTCAGTCCGTTGGATCACTCAGACCCTCCCTGGGATACTTCAAACCTCAGACAAAGTGGAGCAGCTGTTACTGCGGTGTGATGGCAGATAAAAGTATGTCTTTTCCTGGTTAGCGTTTAACTTTAGTAATGACATTTAAACACATCTAAAGTGCCTTCTCCTCATATCGATCCTCTCACTGCACAGGTTCAGCCACATCTTTCTCCCCCGCCACAGTGCAGCCTCTCCTGTCCACAGACAGGGTTGTTAACCAGGATTGTCATTACCTGTCAAAAACGCATATGTGCCTGCTCCTTGGACCACCCGGAAATGCACTCCTATGTGGAGATTCATTGTGATTCCTTTTGTGAATAATTAATAAGAGCCagtagttaatttttttatagctaatgaaaaacaagaaaattttctgaaaaaaaaaaattaactgtgtCCTatgattttgttttacaaaagatTCCCACACTAACCTCCTTTTCTATACTGTATCAGTCAGGTTAGACTAGACTGCTGCAGTAACAAACAGCCCCCAATTCTCATACCAGGAGCTTTTTTGTTCACTCATGAAAAGTCTACCATGGGTGTGGACAAACTCCCAGGGCAGCTGTCCCGCATCTATTACCAGCACTGCAGGCTGCTGCGATCTTGCAGCCCAGCCACATCAATATTGGTTGCCCCCATCACTGTCACGGGAGAAGAGAATATGCACTAACGGTCATGTACCGCCTTTCATCCCTTTTACTCACATTTCATCGGCCAAAGCCAGTCACACTGTCGTATCCCCACTTGCAGGGTACAAATGAGAAAGTGCAATCACCCCATGTGCCTAGAGGAGAGGAGCAGTGGAATCCTGGGTGAGCAGCACTAGTGGCTAACACAGGTGGAGAGGGGCCAGCTCAGAGGACAGGACCAGATTTCACGTGGAACACGCTAAGTAGCCACTAAGGGACTTAGATGCGAGACTCAAATGATTTGATTTGCGGTCTAACCAGGTTACGTTGGTTGTTCTATGGAGGATGAGTTGAGAGGGACCTTGAGAGGCAGTGTCAGGGGGAAAAGGCCACAGCAAGCTCAAGGAGGACAGGTGTGGTTATCTCCAGCAAGAGTGGaagcagagagatggagaaaaagcGAGTACATGTGATACATACTTTGGAGATAGACTAGGTAGGATTTACTGAAGGAAAGCCCTGAGTTCGGTCAGAAGGAGACAGAGTTTGAGACACTCAGGAGACACACAAATAGAGATACCAACTAGGCAAGTGGGTCAGTGAGACTGGAGTTCTGGGCCACACTGAAGAATGTGTCatcaaaagaatgagaaaagctGAGCTCAGGGATGCAGggtggagagagaagacagggtcCAGAATGCGTCCTGAGAACGCCCAGTTCACTTCATGGAAGAATCTGTAAGGATTTTTATGATTCTTACTGTTTAGAAGAGGTGGGGTAGATGGAGGAGGGGGCAGCAAAGGGAACTGAAGGGGAGCGACCAGGACAAGGAAGAGGCAGGCGGTGTGAACTCACAGACCTCAAGAGGCAAGAGATAGTTGGAGAGGTTGCAGTTTACTCCCCTAATCACAAACCTTCCAccaaggaaggggggaagggtttCCCAGAGTCCATATTCTTCAGTCTGGGGTCGTTTCTTCTCCACGATTTTAAGAGTCAAGTCCAAGAGGAAATGCCAGATGGGGGAAAGTTTTCAACCAGGGGCAGGCCAGGTCACGGTCAAGTGGGTCAGAGCAGGCTGAGGGTGCCTTTGCCTTGCAGGCCTGCCTGACCCCAGGACTGGGTCAGCCCTggcctgggctgggctgcagaTTGACTGTTCACTGCGGTGGAGCTCGAAGAGAAAGGAGACAAGGGGAGGCTGGTTGgcaaccctccccctcccttcccacaAGGCCGCCCTGCCAGGAGCATTGGACCGGAACCACCTGTCTGTGTCTCAAGCACACATACATACTTTCACCAACCCTTGGGCTTTCAAACCCCCTCTGGGACAAAGGGCTCAGATTACACATGGGCTGTCACTCTACCCCAGACTCTGATTTTCTCTCCCGTGCTGGTCAAGCCTGAAGCTCATGTTCTATTCCCACAGTCTGCACAGTGCTAGCAGAAGGCTTTTCTCCGTTAGAGAACCGGCCCACATTGTAAATCCTACACCGGGCAGGTTACATCCGTTAGAGCCACCCAAGTCAGAGCCCACCAACCTTCAGCACCCCGACCTCCCAGCCCACAGTCAGGACGCCCCCGCGTGGCTGCCGAGAGATTTGCTTCAGTCTTCCTGGGGTTGGAGGCGGGTGCATCTGGGTTTCAGTTTCAGCACTGCCTTTGGTAGACATGACCTTGGCTGAGTCACTTAATTCACAGTCACAGATTTCCCAGTTGTAAAGGGAGACAATAAATAGACCCTGTGGGGTGCGAATGGGGATGGGAGGGTCTTTCCCATTAGCTGTCAACTGTGCTCCGTCCAGCTAGGGAGCAGGCACTCTCCACACACGCTCAGCCGGTTCCCTAACTTTTCAGTCACTCCCCATCATTAAAACGCTTTCGTTACCGTTCTTAAGTATGGGAATTTAAACGTCTATCTCATAGTCAAGTCAGGGCCGACCAACCCTCAAACTGCCCCTCTCCCCcagcacacacccctcccccttccgtGCCCACAGCACTTTGGCATTAGTGCAGAAGGACGCACAGAGGGCACAGAGGGCTCTTTATGTGACTGGCGGTGGTGTCCTTTGGTCTCCTTTCCCCGGGCTGTTTACACTGACCTAACTCGAGCCTGCTGGCTTGGGATGGACACGCGGTGGGCCCCACAGGCTCCTGCAAAGGAGAG from Saccopteryx leptura isolate mSacLep1 chromosome 2, mSacLep1_pri_phased_curated, whole genome shotgun sequence carries:
- the C2H9orf152 gene encoding uncharacterized protein C9orf152 homolog — its product is MRGPPCLCLCPAHFWQQGSSLMAEGSRTQVLGKGPPLSIQLLRAQYKGLKQQQRTQAHLVVLPKGGITTTPAESMVSAVWINKERRSSLSLDKGDPEAAGTLEEADRGSLQVPRSPWHTHLQMHCSVQAVHQEPCQVKHKGKFMGSEQRLPQERDPGLLEHKQMTQQGTMMPEAAQHERQVGNTQTKAVGSGLSNGIRRASSMKNTPRPGTPAHYPFPQRKTPRISQAARNLGLYGPA